One genomic segment of uncultured Desulfobacter sp. includes these proteins:
- a CDS encoding MFS transporter, with translation MDFFLSLREPVSQAAARILRRGCRAIPSDHKKVFVTLFFIIFITVTGVGIVVPLLPIYAHDLGAAGIYVAMIFGAFSISRAFFLPWFGSLSDKKGRKPFILAGLLTYMMVAIAFVRTANVEGLIAIRFIQGAGSAMIMPVVQAYVGEICHKGTEGYAMGLFSLSMFLSLSLGPLIGGVIQQTWSLNAAFYCMSVLSALGAVFCLIFLPPLSEEQIHINKRSPASLAVVIRDRELAGLVVFRYAYTACIGIVWCFMPLYAGKTFGLAGGKIGLLVSAGVFVSGALQVPMGYAADRWNRKVMVVVGGMLSAAGILYPFWAASFIDLFAGVCIFGLGGGISMPALTALAVLKGEQRQAHGSVMAILTSAHSLGMFTGSVMAGLAMDFFSLSYAFPCGSLVMASGVLLFPLLYRRSR, from the coding sequence ATGGATTTTTTTTTGAGCCTACGCGAACCTGTATCCCAGGCTGCTGCCCGGATTTTGCGCCGTGGGTGCCGGGCCATCCCTTCGGACCATAAAAAGGTGTTCGTCACCCTTTTTTTTATTATTTTTATTACAGTTACCGGGGTGGGTATTGTAGTACCCCTGCTACCCATCTATGCCCATGATCTTGGTGCCGCAGGCATTTACGTGGCCATGATTTTCGGGGCCTTTTCCATTTCCCGGGCGTTTTTTCTGCCCTGGTTTGGCAGCCTTTCGGATAAAAAGGGGCGTAAACCCTTTATCCTGGCAGGACTTTTGACCTACATGATGGTGGCCATTGCCTTTGTCCGGACCGCCAATGTGGAGGGGCTTATCGCCATCCGTTTTATCCAGGGCGCAGGCTCTGCCATGATCATGCCCGTGGTCCAGGCCTATGTGGGGGAAATCTGTCATAAAGGCACCGAAGGATATGCCATGGGGCTGTTCAGCCTATCCATGTTTTTAAGTCTGTCTTTGGGGCCGTTGATAGGGGGTGTGATACAGCAGACCTGGTCTTTAAACGCGGCATTCTACTGTATGTCCGTACTGTCTGCCCTGGGCGCAGTCTTCTGTCTTATCTTTCTGCCGCCTTTGTCCGAAGAGCAGATCCACATCAATAAACGATCCCCTGCCTCCCTGGCCGTGGTAATTCGGGACCGGGAACTGGCCGGGCTGGTGGTTTTCAGGTATGCCTATACGGCCTGCATCGGCATTGTCTGGTGTTTCATGCCTCTGTATGCCGGCAAGACCTTCGGCCTGGCCGGCGGAAAAATCGGATTGCTTGTGAGCGCCGGGGTGTTTGTCTCTGGTGCCTTGCAAGTGCCTATGGGCTATGCTGCGGACCGGTGGAACAGAAAAGTCATGGTGGTTGTCGGCGGCATGTTGTCGGCCGCAGGTATTTTATACCCGTTCTGGGCCGCTTCATTTATAGATCTGTTTGCAGGCGTCTGTATCTTCGGGCTGGGTGGAGGAATTTCCATGCCGGCTCTGACAGCCCTTGCCGTGCTTAAGGGCGAACAGAGGCAGGCCCATGGATCCGTGATGGCGATTTTAACTTCCGCCCACTCCCTTGGCATGTTCACAGGTTCGGTTATGGCCGGCCTGGCCATGGACTTTTTCAGCCTTTCCTATGCGTTTCCCTGCGGGAGCCTTGTCATGGCGTCAGGTGTTCTTCTATTTCCTTTGCTGTATCGCCGCAGTCGTTAA
- a CDS encoding ion channel, whose amino-acid sequence MIHWIQALLRAGFQRRGMTLVFAYMMLLVTSTGLICIAEPSNSALNHPGQALWWSIVTSTTVGYGDIYPTSSWGKVIAAAFPMFMGIGLGAAFITHIASVLIERRDKNMHGETPYKGSGHILIVGHTQETEYLVEQIRADETYQDKDIVILANQPRHPFPEQPHTYFVKGRPDSITAMTRAGAVNAERIIIHTGSDELSLFALINALNMKTEICEITVRCLSTQSLPTFSSVPGQFETVMQMTVEMMVQAMQDKVHLPLQILLKNDEGEEIYYVKTSHIKQDMTWWSLHLFLMEKYNFLSFALQLPDGSIKINPAQDEPVTEDCGIWLIAAIRPLHIQWPG is encoded by the coding sequence ATGATTCACTGGATTCAAGCCTTGCTTCGCGCCGGTTTTCAGAGGCGGGGGATGACCCTTGTTTTTGCATATATGATGCTTTTGGTTACCTCCACCGGACTCATCTGCATTGCAGAACCATCCAACAGCGCCCTGAACCATCCGGGACAGGCCCTGTGGTGGAGCATTGTCACCTCAACCACGGTGGGGTACGGGGACATTTACCCCACCTCATCATGGGGGAAAGTCATTGCCGCAGCTTTTCCCATGTTCATGGGGATTGGTCTTGGGGCGGCCTTTATTACCCATATTGCGTCGGTTTTGATAGAAAGGAGAGACAAAAACATGCACGGGGAAACGCCTTATAAAGGCTCAGGCCATATTTTGATTGTGGGTCACACCCAGGAAACTGAATATCTTGTGGAACAGATCCGGGCAGACGAAACATACCAGGACAAGGATATCGTGATCCTGGCCAATCAACCTCGGCACCCGTTCCCGGAACAGCCTCACACTTATTTTGTCAAAGGGCGACCTGATAGTATTACGGCCATGACCCGCGCAGGGGCAGTTAATGCAGAGCGAATTATCATTCATACAGGCAGTGATGAACTCTCCCTTTTTGCCCTAATTAATGCCCTGAATATGAAAACCGAAATTTGTGAAATTACGGTAAGGTGTTTATCCACCCAAAGCCTTCCAACCTTTTCATCGGTGCCCGGGCAGTTTGAAACCGTCATGCAGATGACCGTGGAGATGATGGTCCAGGCCATGCAGGACAAGGTCCACCTGCCTCTTCAGATTCTGTTGAAAAATGATGAAGGCGAAGAGATCTATTACGTAAAAACCTCCCATATCAAACAGGACATGACATGGTGGTCGCTTCATCTTTTTTTAATGGAAAAATATAATTTTTTAAGCTTTGCGCTTCAGTTGCCGGACGGCAGCATAAAAATCAATCCAGCCCAGGATGAACCGGTGACTGAAGACTGCGGGATTTGGCTCATTGCCGCAATCCGGCCCCTGCATATCCAATGGCCGGGATAA
- a CDS encoding enoyl-CoA hydratase-related protein, giving the protein MAYETIIAETLEGHVASVTLNRAEAMNTFSSQMAEELYDALKGFDTDPDVRVILIKGAGRAFCAGIDVNELKGKTTNQYREWIEKMEAPLVLISKLKTPVIAQVHGAAAANGMGLVAASDLAIAADNVKMGLTAINVGLNCVGPVIPVARCVGQKKALELLLYGELIKADQALELGLINRVVSRDDLDEAALAWARDLAKKSPVAVKIAKSAFYASRDMPYEAQFAYMNEAFARLCDTSDAKEGVAAFFEKRPPVWQEK; this is encoded by the coding sequence ATGGCATACGAAACCATCATTGCAGAAACCCTTGAGGGCCATGTGGCCAGTGTGACCCTGAACCGGGCCGAAGCGATGAATACCTTTTCCAGTCAGATGGCAGAAGAATTGTATGATGCGCTTAAGGGATTTGACACAGACCCTGATGTCAGGGTCATTCTTATCAAAGGCGCGGGCCGGGCATTTTGTGCAGGTATTGATGTCAATGAGCTCAAAGGCAAAACAACGAATCAATATCGTGAATGGATTGAGAAAATGGAAGCCCCGCTGGTGCTGATATCCAAATTAAAGACCCCGGTAATCGCTCAGGTCCATGGCGCAGCGGCAGCCAACGGCATGGGGCTTGTGGCTGCATCGGATCTGGCCATTGCCGCCGATAACGTAAAAATGGGGCTGACCGCCATCAATGTGGGCTTAAACTGCGTGGGGCCGGTGATTCCCGTGGCCCGCTGTGTTGGACAAAAAAAGGCACTGGAACTGCTGCTTTACGGGGAATTGATCAAGGCAGACCAGGCATTGGAATTAGGGCTTATCAACCGGGTGGTTTCCCGGGATGATTTAGATGAGGCAGCCCTTGCCTGGGCCCGGGATTTGGCAAAAAAGAGTCCGGTGGCTGTAAAAATAGCCAAGTCAGCTTTTTATGCGTCCCGGGATATGCCCTATGAAGCCCAGTTCGCGTACATGAACGAAGCCTTTGCCAGATTATGCGATACCAGTGATGCCAAGGAAGGGGTGGCGGCTTTTTTTGAAAAGCGTCCGCCGGTATGGCAGGAGAAATAA
- a CDS encoding cation transporter: MPIIELKTAGFIGLALLTVSALILWRAIFTAPTSIERPLTTGIIFVGLSFGSFFLSRFKDAMGRKEDSAALRADSLHNQADMAISLLTGASLILYYFGYNIDRWVSVYIALFIFSFAMAMLLNVAISLV, encoded by the coding sequence TTGCCTATAATAGAATTAAAAACAGCGGGTTTCATCGGTCTGGCGCTGCTTACGGTATCGGCACTGATATTATGGCGGGCCATTTTTACAGCACCGACCTCCATAGAACGGCCGTTGACCACCGGCATAATCTTTGTCGGCTTGTCGTTTGGCTCCTTTTTTTTATCCCGGTTCAAAGATGCGATGGGTCGTAAAGAGGATTCTGCGGCACTGAGGGCCGACAGCCTCCATAACCAAGCGGACATGGCCATATCCCTTCTTACCGGCGCATCGCTGATCCTCTACTATTTCGGGTATAATATCGACCGCTGGGTGAGTGTCTACATCGCACTGTTTATTTTTTCTTTTGCAATGGCGATGCTGCTCAATGTGGCCATAAGCTTGGTGTAG